From a single Arthrobacter sp. SLBN-112 genomic region:
- a CDS encoding GmrSD restriction endonuclease domain-containing protein, whose protein sequence is MSDYETLLGSVPSAPAPKPPRKPRASTFIVGILTALFMLFGALTGGLGGALVFLGISAALTGLYVLLTGRRSWAWLPAKRKAGAVALAASFALFIGGAVALPHVASADLKAASSESTAKAAPTNASPTATAKVTPSSTPTPTADSDGEPLDPENPYLLAAGVTATAPHTQPAYATRALDLLATLPIKGRAPKTGYDRGQFGQAWADVDRNGCDTRNDILKRDLTGITYTNSVPCKVQTGTLADPYTGKTISFVRGSGTSTAVQIDHVVALSDAWQKGAQQLTAEQRTAFANDPLNLQATDGPTNQQKGDGDAATWLPANKAFRCEYVARQISVKATYGLWVTQAEHDAMARILGDCSGQLAPTNQQAPAPAPAVVEPAPAVAPAPAPVAPAPVAPAPAPAPVAPAPVAPAPVAPAPAAVYYANCTAARAAGAAPLYAGQAGYRPALDRDSDGIACE, encoded by the coding sequence TTGTCCGACTACGAAACCCTTCTCGGGTCTGTTCCGTCTGCGCCGGCGCCGAAGCCGCCGCGGAAACCTCGCGCCTCAACGTTCATCGTTGGCATTCTCACCGCACTGTTCATGCTCTTTGGGGCACTGACCGGCGGATTAGGCGGTGCCCTGGTGTTCCTGGGCATTTCGGCTGCGCTCACCGGCCTGTACGTCCTGCTTACAGGGCGGCGTTCCTGGGCCTGGCTCCCGGCGAAACGCAAGGCCGGCGCCGTTGCGCTCGCCGCGTCCTTCGCCCTCTTCATTGGCGGGGCTGTCGCCTTGCCGCACGTCGCCAGTGCGGACTTGAAGGCGGCGTCCTCGGAGAGCACTGCCAAGGCGGCGCCCACCAATGCCAGCCCAACCGCAACAGCCAAGGTGACGCCGTCGTCCACGCCAACTCCCACCGCTGACAGCGATGGTGAGCCCCTGGACCCGGAGAACCCCTACCTTCTCGCGGCCGGCGTCACCGCCACCGCGCCTCACACGCAGCCCGCTTACGCCACTCGGGCGCTGGATTTGCTGGCCACCCTTCCCATCAAGGGCCGGGCGCCGAAGACCGGCTACGACCGGGGGCAGTTCGGCCAGGCGTGGGCGGACGTGGACCGGAACGGCTGCGATACCCGCAACGACATTCTCAAGCGCGACCTTACCGGTATCACCTATACGAACAGTGTTCCCTGCAAGGTGCAGACGGGGACCCTGGCGGATCCCTACACGGGCAAGACCATCAGCTTTGTCCGGGGCTCGGGCACCAGCACTGCCGTGCAGATCGACCACGTAGTAGCGCTCAGTGATGCCTGGCAGAAGGGCGCGCAACAGCTGACCGCGGAGCAGCGGACGGCGTTCGCGAACGATCCGCTGAACCTGCAGGCCACCGATGGTCCCACCAACCAGCAAAAGGGCGACGGCGACGCGGCCACCTGGCTGCCAGCGAACAAGGCCTTCCGGTGTGAGTACGTGGCCCGGCAAATCTCCGTGAAGGCAACATACGGGCTGTGGGTCACGCAGGCGGAGCACGACGCGATGGCGCGCATCCTGGGTGACTGCTCCGGCCAGCTGGCCCCGACGAACCAGCAGGCTCCGGCTCCCGCACCGGCAGTGGTTGAACCGGCACCCGCGGTTGCTCCTGCTCCCGCACCGGTCGCTCCAGCTCCGGTCGCACCCGCTCCTGCTCCCGCACCGGTCGCGCCGGCTCCCGTGGCACCTGCTCCGGTTGCACCCGCGCCTGCCGCCGTTTACTACGCCAACTGCACCGCGGCGAGAGCCGCCGGAGCTGCACCGCTCTACGCCGGCCAGGCAGGCTACCGCCCTGCCCTGGACCGGGATTCCGACGGCATCGCCTGCGAATAG
- a CDS encoding PASTA domain-containing protein has product MKVNPSPALTRMNKTLALAVLAGLMLTGCGGKEAATQTTATATAVAAVAENVTVPAVTGLTLDKATEQLKKLGFKVEAVDTVKGKSIIVEKNWQVISQDPANGAQAAKGSTVHLGVKNLDDVAAEKAAAEKAATAKIAAEKAAADQAAAAKAAADKAAADKAAADQAAAKAAADQAARDAAAKLAADQAAAQQAAQAPAQAPAAAGGATPGAFCSPTGSVALSSKGVTYTCKPSATDSRSRWRQ; this is encoded by the coding sequence ATGAAAGTTAATCCCAGTCCTGCACTCACCAGGATGAACAAGACGCTGGCTCTGGCTGTGCTGGCCGGCCTGATGCTGACGGGTTGCGGCGGCAAGGAAGCGGCAACTCAGACCACAGCAACGGCAACCGCTGTGGCTGCGGTTGCCGAGAACGTCACCGTTCCCGCCGTAACTGGCCTGACCTTGGACAAGGCTACCGAGCAGCTGAAAAAGCTCGGCTTCAAGGTTGAGGCTGTGGACACCGTCAAGGGCAAGTCGATCATCGTTGAGAAAAACTGGCAGGTGATTTCCCAAGATCCTGCCAACGGTGCACAGGCTGCGAAGGGCTCCACCGTGCATCTCGGCGTCAAGAACCTCGACGACGTGGCCGCTGAGAAGGCTGCTGCCGAAAAGGCGGCAACTGCCAAGATTGCGGCCGAGAAGGCTGCAGCCGATCAGGCGGCCGCAGCGAAGGCAGCGGCTGACAAGGCCGCGGCGGATAAAGCCGCTGCGGACCAGGCCGCCGCAAAGGCTGCAGCCGACCAGGCCGCGCGGGACGCTGCTGCGAAGCTTGCTGCTGATCAAGCGGCTGCCCAGCAGGCAGCGCAGGCACCAGCACAAGCGCCGGCAGCTGCGGGAGGCGCAACGCCCGGGGCCTTTTGTTCACCCACGGGCTCTGTGGCGCTGAGCAGCAAGGGAGTTACTTACACCTGCAAGCCGTCCGCTACGGATTCGCGTTCACGGTGGCGGCAGTAG